In Aptenodytes patagonicus chromosome 9, bAptPat1.pri.cur, whole genome shotgun sequence, the DNA window TATTACAGTAGGTACAAAGCACCTAGATATACAGCTCAGTACCACGGAGCCATACAACTATGagctttttcctgtttgtctCTGTTCTGCTTTTAAGCTTGACATTTTTTATCTATGAATAAAAACCAGACATTTGattcttttttgaaaaagcacTAATAAGAATGCATGATTTTAGCAGTCTGTTACTCTTCTTTATCTATCTGAATCTAATAATCTGTAGATAACTTCCTGTAAAACAAAACGGTAGCCACAATGGCCAACACTTGAATCAGCAAGACCAGGTTTAACTAAAATTGCAACTGTTTGACTAATGCCACGGGTATCCAAtacaaattcatagaatcatagaatcatttaggttggaaaagacctttaagatcatcgagtccaactgtaaacctagcactgccaagtccaccactaaaccatgtccctaagcaccacgtctgcatgtcttttaaatacctccagggacggtgactcaaccacttacCTGGGTAAGCATACAGCTTATTGCAGGGAAAGACAAGAATCTGACAaaaacacctccccccctccACAAAATGAGTGTGTCATTAGTTCTGAGAAGGATgtgaagagaaaagggaaaaaacccaaacacgtGGAAGTATGTGAGAACTCTCAAATCCCACAGCTACTTCAGGCCTGATTCTCTGAGATGCCAAGTACTTGGCAAAGACACCATTCAGGTAAGCAAGATGTTATTCTGCATTCTTAGCAGAACCTTCAGAATTTTGTATTCTTAGGTTATAAGCATCCTGGGACTACAAGATTACAGAGCCATAAATTATTACCATGGAACCCCTGGAAGTCCACTCTCTTCTATCGCTGTAACTGTCACACAGTGACTGAGGTACCCAGCTGGAGATGACATACCACAATCAGCTACTGTGGCACCCAGGACCTTTTCATCCAACATAACAGATGAGCAACTGGACCTATCTAATCACTTGCATTAATTTATATTGACATGCCCACACTAAGATCAGGATGGAAATACTATCCTCCCTCATTTCATGATCTCTGGAAGCTAGTAGACAGGTGACCAAAAAGAACCGTACCTCATCAAAACGAGGAGGTCTTCTCTCAACAGAGCCTGAgggattttattctgtttcagcaACTCTTCAGAGTTTAAAGTGACACACTTTCATGCTCCACCATGCTGAGAAATTGCACCTTTCTTACAATTCATTTCAGAGTCTCAATTCTCTACAGTATTAAGTGtgcatttttcttcaggaagaaaaaaaatattcacatttcaaaatcactgcagaaaataaagGTTCTCCTGAACTGTGACAGTGTACACACAGTGAAACGTTTCATGACGAATTCATCCATTACAGCCATGGTAAATTGCAAGAGTTCAACAACTGCACCCTGAAATTAGCTGAATTGATAGCAATTCAATTTTTTCTTCCATCCAAGATATTTAAAAGAAGCTTCAGATTTAAGTCAATCTGAATTCTCAGTAACTTGTATACTGTTAAGACGTTTTTGGTATTGTTTCTACAGGAGGAAGGGAGGCATCAACCAGCTATAGTGCAGTGCAAACAAATACTGACAGGTAACAGTCACTTCTGGTTAGTGGCCAAATAACTGGCCATATGGGACAGCTAACACTCGAGTTTAAAATGACATTACATAGCTTTTAATCAGTCGATGGCCAAGTCTGGGTACCTGTTGTCTAGCAGCGGTAAGAGTGACTAAGTTCACACATACTAGTTTGACTACGGACCTCATGTATTTCTTATCAAAGCCCTTTCAGAGGCCACTGTTCAGATATTTTACTGGTCAGTTTATTTTGAGGCTACAAGAAACGCCACTTCCGAAAGAAAAATACTTCGGCTGTCAGGGCTAACAAGTCTGGGCAGGACAtgcaaaatgaatgtaaatagTCCTATATAAAATTGATCGTGCAATTCTGCAGGATTGGGCTATATCCTGCAATTACAGGCACCTATGGTCACACTAAACTGCCAAACTCCTTAATTCACAAGAGCAAAATCAAAGTAATGAAGAATTACTTCCTAAACTCAGAACTAGAAAGTACTTTTATAATCTTTTAAGTTTCACGTTGAAATTTAGAAGTATCATTTTCATCTCAGCTGTGGGGGGAAGGAGTTCTGTAACAAGTAGTTCCAAGATAAAGGCAAAAGTCACCTTACAGATTGTCAGAATTAGGAAACAGGTTAAAACTTCTTTTGCCTCCCTACCTGAAAGCCACAAATTTACCTTATTTTCTTAGCAAGAgaaatttcaaaagcagataGACAACAAAAGGAGAATTCTGAAACATGTAATGGTGTAACAACCCACACAGAAGACACATCCTCAGCTAAACGTACAATTAAAAAGCACAGCTGCATTAATTAAGTTCTCTTGCCAACAACATGAATCTATTTAGATAcgcttctggggaaaaaagccaccaaaGTTGTGTGCCACTTGTTTGCACTTCTGTTTCCAGTAGCATTCTTAACTATTCTAAGTAGTGTCCTAGACAACTTAATTGCAGATTAGTGTACTTTCAATGCATAAAGATGTTATTTCAATCTTTTCATAGCAATACTAGGGATGTACCGGTCAACCATTAGTAACGATCATACTGTAAGATATTGAGCAGCAAAATAACTTTCTGAAGACTAAGCTTGCAAGTTGTTTTTTTGAATTCTAATTGCTTCCTAAAGAAGTACATTATTAAGCATTATTTGTGTTACAGATTCCCTGCATTAGAAGTCCTGCTTCTTGCTTTCTGTGTAGTTTGAGTTAAATCGCAACTTCTAGAAAAGGATTTATCACAGTACTTCGATTTTGTATGATCCAAGAGCAAGACTGAAGAGAGCCCTATAGAACTAAAGATTTTTTCCTCATGCAAAACAATCTTCCTAATAAtgagaaaggaagacagaacAAGCCGAGTGTAATATTAACTCTaagttggaaaaaacaaaaaagctgaagCACAGTAACGCATGCTTAGTGTCATCCAAAAGCATCCCTAGATTTATGTCTTGCAAGTAACTTAGCATGTTAGCCAAGTTCAAATTTCCTTAAAATGGTATCTATTCAGCAGCTTTTCAGAAGTCAGTTAAGTTTCTGAAGTCTTTGTTGCAAAATTAGTCTCAAAAAGCTGAAGTTACTCAATACTTAGACCTTCTTACCAAAATTACACTTGAGAAAAGATCTGGTTTATACTGTTAACACTAATCAAAATTTGGTCAAGAAATATATGTAAACAATAAGGATAATACATTTAAGGCTTAGAAAGAACACTGATAAATTCACCCCTGTCACATTAAAACATCCACATCTCCTTCATGGTCCTCCTCAGTCACTTTTAAAGAGAGCACTTCTTCATTAAGAAATAATCCACTCAGTCTTTCCTTACGAGCTTGTCTTTGTTCTTTCAGCTGTCTCTTGCGTAAGGCCTTTTGCTGTAGTTTCCGTTGCTTGGAACGTTTCTGTCAAAATacagaagagacaaaaaataagattttgttcTGTAGATCAGAAACCACCTTTAAAGCTGGCAAATATAAGTTAACCTCTAAAATAACGTCTGCTCTGAAAAGTAACTAAAACGAATTCTCAGAGGTGGTGCAAACTTTCATCCAAAATCGTATCTAATATCAAAATATCAAGACCATTTACCACATCTGAGTTATGAGGCACAACATCACGCTGTGATGTTGCATAGCTGAGTCTCTGATTGGAAGAATCTTTATTGCAGGGGAAATGTTACAGTCTTACAATAACAACCTGAGATGTTGAAGAGCAAGCAGGAACTGCTTCTCTCCTCCACACTTGAAATTGAAATTATGGAGACAGGACAAGTGCCACAGTACTACTTTAATTGAAACACGCTTCAGTAGGTCACTCCTCACCAAGTTAATCTCATGAGACATGTTGGAAGAATAAACTGAGTAAGATTCAAAAAGCCTGATGAAACTtctagttgggaaaaaaaaacacaaccatgATAGTCTTTACTATCCAGAAATTATGCCTAGATTAGGTTGATCAATCTTGAATaaatttttttggtaaaactgTGTGTTCATTCAAAGAATTAAGTTACATGCAGAAGCCGTTATTCCCACTCACCTTAATCTAAACAAAAGTATTGAGAAGATCTACTACATAGAAACATCAGGCTTTCACTTAGAAGTgatgggaagagcacaagttTAAATTCCTTGTGGTCATGTCAGAGGAAACAGTCAGCATTGGTTTAGCTGGTAACTTCAGCAGATCCTCTGTTACTAACTATGCTCCTTCAGTACAAATATCCCAGTTAAGGCCCCATAAGCAACCTTAACAAGTTAGACAGCTTAATACACATGTACATAATTAGAAACTTTACTTTTGAATCCCGGATTCTTTCTGCAGCACTTGTGGACAAATTACTATCACTGTGCGCTCGACTCATGTTGGCACTCGAGTTTGAAGCAGAGTTAGCGACACTAGAACCACTGCTGCTTGCTGAGCTGACcatgctggcactgctgctgctggcactggcacCGCTCACACCACTGGTACTTGCACAACTGTAGCTACTCCTCTTCCAGCTTTCCCTTGCAGACCGTTGACGAGGTCCGTGCTCCTTGATATAGTTTCTCACCTTTAGAACAGAGGCAGCAGAATTACTAAAGCCTAATACTGGACTAAGATACTCCTTTTCATGGAAAGGACAATTTGCCTATTAATAATGATCAAGTTATTGGATTAGTTCAGTtagtcttttaaaacattttgctgtggTTGCTTAAATCCCAAGCCATCTGGCAGTCACCAAGAGAACTTAACTAAGAACTAAGTTAATATTAACTTCATtatggaaggaagaaaactaaGTAACaaggtttgaggttttttccccccctcctgtCCCCCAAGTTTTCTACTATGTAACAATAAGTTATTATAACACCAAACAGGAACATCAGCCAAGTTCAACTGAACTAGGTTGTTTACCTAATGTATCAAACCCCTTTATTTTGCTAGGAATACTCAAACAAAAGTGGCTGTAAGGAAAGCAGTACTTTTCTACTTTAAGATGATAgttagaaaatgtttaaaatatgaaataggcCAAGCCCATAAGAGCAgtgaatgttttccattttcaatCTTTACCTTCATCATAATCACAAATAGAGAGTAACACTGAGGAGTCCCACTTGTTTGGATACCGCATCTTTTCCCAACAACACATCACAATAGAACAAAGACTAAGACGACAGTAGCATACATCTACCATACCAATCAGGTACCCTTCTTTGTTATAATTTGTATTTTGCAACATCTTTTTCTATATCCCTTTTTACATGAAATTTATGGTCTTCCCCACGAATTCCAATCCTTTGGAGTTTTAAATGCTAGTTTATATTCAGTGAGAAAATGAAGATCCTCAACCAGTTGATGGTCATGAAGTGGAATATGTTTTGTCATAAGCAGTACTGGGTCCACAGCACAACTCATTACACACACGCCAGCTTAGGCTTAACACATATTGAGAATATATAACCACAGTCTTTCATATAAAGGTTTAATACACACAATATGCTTTTGAACTCTATTTTCCCTCATTGACAATACTGTACTCTAATGTATCTCCCTACATCTATTGATTTTGTATAAAAATTGATCACAACTCCGTAAGAGATTTTCCAAGACATATCAGATGCTGAAACGCCAGTCATATGTACAAACCTTAACTTACCTGTTTCAGTTTTTCATCTGTGAGACAGTTCAATTCAATAATGAATTCACTATCTGTAGGTGAGATCTGAGCAGTAGGATCAATAATTTTAATGATATCAAGTTGCTCTCGAAGGCCCATCTCTGTACTGACTTTGCGACTCAAATATTCAATATATTCAACCTAGGACCCAAAGAAAGGCAGGTCATTTTAAGGTATTATTGATTCTAAATGAGtgacagaaaaaaggaaggacCAACAGAATAAAATGTGCTCATATACCACATTTCCTATGATTCTAGCCTCATTCAGTATCCTCAAAAACTCAGGGTGAAAACTTCAGTACACATTAAACTGCCTACTACAGATGCAAAAGACAAGAAGATTTAGTTTCAAGAATCAAGCAGTACTGCATAGGTCTACATTTACCCCTATAGCAATCAGTAAGTCTCTTAAGATGTGGCACTAATTGAAAGTTCTTCTGTATGTTACAGTTctcacataggaaaaaaagtcaatttcACCTGTTCATCGTTTGTCATTGCACTCCATGGAAGTTCATCAAGATTCctatgcttatttttcttttttggaagcaGACAAGGAGAGCTCGGAATACTAGGTATAACATCAGAAAGTACATCACTCCCACTTGTAATGTCGCTGCCAGGCAACTTGTAATATGCAAGAGAAAGAACAAAGCCTTAGAATACAGTAGGCAGATTTAAAGTCATTCTAACACTACAAACAATTCAAAACATACCGACAAATCAGTAAAGCATCGCTTATCTATGTACTCTAACAACTTCTTAGTAATTACTCATAACCCTGCAGTACTCCTTTGAATCTTCCAACAGCAAGTGCAGCAAACTCAATTCATACCATTCTCTACTTATCaaccctctttttaaaaattcacacttaagaaaacagcagaatGATGTGGCATTTCAACTATTTCCCTTCTCCATCCGTGTAAATTGTCCACTACAACCTAAACCTAAAGCATAAGTCTAGTTTAAAGAAGATCATTTCAAAGTAGGTTTGTAATTTGTACCACACCCCATAATTACACAAGACAATTCAATTAAAATCACTGTCATTTTCCTGGAAGCACTGCAGAACTTTAGCTAGCTTCATTTATACAACTGACATGTAATTTCTGAATGTACTTCCAGTTAAAGTGTGACAATTGGATTACTCATGCTCAGATTCTGCCAGATAACACCATAAAGAGCTACaaaaaagtctttccaaaatTCTACAAGTCCAATCAAGCACGTCTCTTaagaaatgcttgttttaaaaaacaaagaataataaaaaaaaagctagttaCTAATCAAACATGCTGTCAGCTAACTAAGACATGGGAAATTGCTTCTTTTCAAAACAATCGCTGAGTTTATCAGGCAATGAAAAATTCACAACTCAGTGAAGCTCTGAATCTTTGAGATCCAATCTGAGTTGTTCCTACGGCTGCATTATACAAATGCACTTGTAACTTCTGTGATACAACATACATAGAGACTAGCAGTTAGACTAAAATAGTAAGAAATTCAGAGCTAATTTCAGTCCATGTTATCTTAAGCTCATTTGCATCTTCTGGAACAGGATTTGCGCTTTCCTGAAATCAGTGTTTTCAGTCCTTATACTGCACTTAGAAGACTCTGTACATGCTTTGACTAAGCTTTATGACAAAATTTAAAAGTATTCCTCAGTATATTCTGAAGCACCACGTTTCCTATTTCAAAGTTATGTATACATTCACAGTTGATTTAAGTCTATAATATAAAAAGTCAATTTAAGTCTATAACGTATAAAAAGATTTGCATATCACAACTGAAAAACTGCTGAACAAAGACTACCACAGACGAGAGATACCTGACCAGGACTGCATCCAATACAGACTAGGAAAAAGGAGGACGTGATTCACCTTCACACTTTTCCCATCCTGGTGAGACAAAGTGAGCTCTGTACTCTTactgacacagaaaaaaagctggaaatagGCTATGGCAAGAGCTTCTGCACTTTACCTAGGTGCCAGCTCTATTCCAAAGGAAGATTTAATACGACCAAATCACTGGAAGCAGATATCTATAACCAGATTTCAGCAGCAGGGCAGATCCTCAGTACAAACGATCTAAGCTCATGGCTACAAGACACATGTTGGTCACTAAAACCAAACTACCATAATATGTAAGCATCCCTCTTTGAAGAGCTGACCTTCAGTCTCTTCTCCAGATTAAGAACTCTGGAATAAAATGGAACAAAACGTTTTCTTTAATGCTGAAGATTCAGATATCTGCTCTTACGTTCAGTAGTTACCAAGAAACAAATGCTGAGGACTTTTCAATTAAAGCTAAACCCAGCACTTTAATAGTCTATACAAAATTTTACATTTACAGTGGAACTAGTTTACCTGCCATTCAAACTCACTGTCTGACCAATCCCAGTACGTGCTGATAGAAGAAGAGACATCACTGCAGACGCTACCCTCGGGGAACAAGTCAAAAGAGGTGAACTCCTGGTCATCCAATAGAGAGTAACAGTCATCTTGATCACCAACTGAAACCGATGAGAACAGCTCCTCACTGCACTCTGAGCTGGCTACGCTGGTTCCACAAGACGTCAAGTTCCACCTGCGAAACAGgacaaaacaaatagaaagcaGCAAACTTATCGGCATCATGTGTCCTGAAAAATGCTTAGTTCTTTTAAGCCTCATAAAACTATCTCCACTTTGCTTGTCAGTAACATTATACATTGATTTTACTGAAATAAGTTATAATTATGTAAATTGAagtattctgttttaaaatatttttaaaggtccATAAACAACACCAGAAGGAATTCAACGTTAAAAATGGCAAGGCAAAAATCCACATAC includes these proteins:
- the FAM199X gene encoding protein FAM199X, producing the protein MTEEPYEKFLAPEEPCPLLSHQHPPRGGSLSLSEEGCLDVSDFGCQLSSCHRTDPLHRFHSNRWNLTSCGTSVASSECSEELFSSVSVGDQDDCYSLLDDQEFTSFDLFPEGSVCSDVSSSISTYWDWSDSEFEWQLPGSDITSGSDVLSDVIPSIPSSPCLLPKKKNKHRNLDELPWSAMTNDEQVEYIEYLSRKVSTEMGLREQLDIIKIIDPTAQISPTDSEFIIELNCLTDEKLKQVRNYIKEHGPRQRSARESWKRSSYSCASTSGVSGASASSSSASMVSSASSSGSSVANSASNSSANMSRAHSDSNLSTSAAERIRDSKKRSKQRKLQQKALRKRQLKEQRQARKERLSGLFLNEEVLSLKVTEEDHEGDVDVLM